A part of Sphingobacteriales bacterium genomic DNA contains:
- the fumC gene encoding class II fumarate hydratase has product MKYRIEKDTMGEVKVPIEKYWGAQTQRSLENFRIGSIGDRMPIEIIYAFAYLKKAAALVNFELGKLPEEKALLIAQVCDEILAGQLDDQFPLVVWQTGSGTQSNMNLNEVIANRGHVIKGGKLTDEKKFLHPNDDVNKSQSSNDTYPTAMHIAAYKMIVDKTIPGIEMLKSTLEEKSKAFMQVVKIGRTHFMDATPLTLGQEFSGYVSQLDHGLRAIESALFHLSELALGGTAVGTGLNAPEGYAEKVAKKIADLTGLPFVTAENKFESLAAHDAFVEMSGALKTVATSLMKIANDIRMLSSGPRSGIGEIFIPENEPGSSIMPGKVNPTQVEALTMVCAQVFGNDTAITVGGMTGHFELNVFKPMIAFNLLNSARLLGDACVSFNDNCAIGIEPNYPRIKQLVEQSLMLVTALNPHIGYDNAAKIAKKAHREGTTLKEAAIALGLVSAEDFDKWVRPENMVGNLK; this is encoded by the coding sequence ATGAAATACAGGATTGAAAAAGACACGATGGGAGAAGTAAAGGTTCCCATTGAAAAATACTGGGGAGCACAGACCCAGCGTTCGCTTGAAAACTTCAGAATCGGGAGTATTGGCGACCGAATGCCCATTGAAATCATTTACGCATTTGCCTACCTGAAAAAAGCTGCCGCACTGGTCAACTTTGAACTGGGAAAATTGCCTGAAGAAAAAGCCTTACTGATAGCTCAGGTATGCGATGAAATTCTGGCAGGACAACTGGACGATCAGTTTCCGCTGGTGGTTTGGCAAACCGGCTCAGGAACACAATCCAACATGAATCTGAATGAGGTTATTGCCAACCGCGGCCACGTCATCAAAGGCGGAAAACTCACTGACGAAAAGAAATTTCTGCATCCGAATGACGATGTCAACAAATCACAAAGCTCAAACGACACCTATCCGACAGCCATGCATATTGCTGCCTATAAAATGATTGTGGATAAAACCATTCCGGGCATTGAAATGCTGAAAAGCACACTGGAAGAAAAATCAAAAGCCTTCATGCAGGTTGTTAAAATCGGAAGGACTCATTTTATGGATGCCACACCCCTTACACTTGGGCAGGAGTTTTCAGGCTATGTTTCTCAGCTTGACCACGGATTAAGAGCCATCGAAAGTGCTTTATTCCACCTCTCGGAACTGGCACTGGGAGGCACGGCAGTAGGAACCGGACTGAATGCACCCGAAGGATATGCCGAAAAAGTTGCTAAAAAAATAGCCGATCTTACAGGCTTGCCTTTTGTTACGGCTGAAAATAAATTTGAATCGCTGGCAGCACACGATGCTTTTGTCGAAATGTCGGGAGCACTGAAAACAGTGGCTACCAGCCTGATGAAAATTGCCAACGACATCAGAATGCTGTCTTCCGGGCCTCGCTCCGGAATAGGTGAGATTTTTATTCCTGAAAATGAACCCGGCTCATCTATTATGCCAGGAAAAGTCAATCCCACACAAGTCGAAGCACTGACAATGGTTTGTGCTCAGGTTTTTGGCAACGATACTGCCATTACCGTGGGTGGAATGACCGGCCATTTCGAACTGAATGTATTTAAACCCATGATAGCTTTCAACCTACTGAATTCTGCACGCCTGCTGGGAGATGCTTGTGTTTCTTTCAATGACAATTGTGCAATAGGCATTGAACCCAACTATCCCCGTATCAAACAGCTTGTTGAGCAATCGCTGATGCTGGTAACGGCCTTAAATCCGCATATTGGCTATGACAATGCAGCAAAAATTGCCAAAAAAGCCCATAGAGAAGGGACTACCCTGAAAGAAGCTGCTATTGCCCTCGGGCTGGTCAGTGCAGAAGATTTCGACAAATGGGTCAGACCGGAGAATATGGTGGGAAATCTAAAATAA